Below is a genomic region from Carassius carassius chromosome 50, fCarCar2.1, whole genome shotgun sequence.
ATCAGTTATTCACGGAAATCTCACAAGAATCGACTTACCAGAGACTCGGGATGAGAGGATCTTACCGTACGCATCCATAACAGGTTTGAGGTCTTTGTACTGAGAGATGACGTTTGTTATCTCCCGCACAGTGAGATCTCTGTATTTGTATTGctgaaatatagaaaataatacacatatataaataacccCACAAACTAATGTTTCTCCACTATCAAGCTTTATCACAAAGAAATGTCTGAAAATATATTGTATCagctatcaaaatatttaaatgtgcattCAACGATAAAAAATCATGGCAACTATTTCAGGATAAGAGTAGAAAAACTTAActtaaaagtactaaaataaaaaaaataaaaataaagggaaaataaatcataaacagacaaaacaaacaaatacataaatagaaattacaaaaagtaataataaataaaaataataataataataataaataaatacactaatTGTAAATATTACTTAATACTATATTTCACTCATATTTTGAAAATGTGCACCGCTAATATAACACTTATGTATAATATCAACTGTATGGtagtttataatttattattatctcATTAACAAGAATGAGAAATTCTACACAAAAATCTTGATGCtagattttattttgtatgaataattcttatttttcatttcttATGTTTTCACAAGTCTGATCACAACTGTATGAAGCATTTAATCAAGATTATTTAAATGTAGATTCAACAATAATCTGCCATGCGTTATAGGTCTAAACGCGTTTGCTAATGTTATTATTAACGaaagttattattaaatattaactatTTTGACTTCAAAACATATGAAACCACTCAATTCCAGCATGACAACAATCTTATAAGAACGCGAATAACCTGCCAAATACAGTAACGTTAGATATGAGATTATTTCCCATTTTGACACAATAATATTAAACATCCATCATATTTTTACCCTATCAATTTAACAAACTTTTCACATTAAAGAATAAACACAATACTGACCTTCAGCATCTTTTTAAGAGCTCCTTCGTTGACAACAGCCATGACTTActacacaaatataaataaacacactaaacagcaaataaaaaaaacagaataaatttgaaataaacgAGTGTGTCTGAGCTCAGGCCACAAGAATCCGACCGAGCCTGAAATACTCGTATTAACGCCTGCTTTCCGACACAAACACACTCTAAACGCCTTAATGACTCATTAACACGCTCCGAATAATAATTACTTaatgagaaaataataaatataggtGAAATCGACCAGCATTCATCTCGAGGAAGATAAACAATGCGAGCGGAGCGAGCAGCTTCACTTCCGGTGGGAGTGTGCTGGgcgtttcaaaataaaagtctgacaAGTGGTTTCTTTGAACATATTTAATTCACGTcatcataattcataatttattataataaaatacatatgtatattttaaaagagtttttttttaataaaacttcaTGTTCATAGAATTTGAGTGAATTTGTTGTGATATCCCACTGTAAATATCTGCATATTTACATATCTAGGTAGGTGTTTTTATAGAGGTCAATATGAATacatgaagaataaaaaaaaacatttaactgaGCATGAATCATTAGGAAAACCTTGCTTTACAAACGTGTATACTTacattaaatgtacattaaatttaTTTGAGTATTAACATTCATGCTGCTCAAATttaacattcattattattattattattattattattaaacaaatatttacagtTTCATGCAAATGTCTACTTGTACTTCTACATGTGTACAAAATCACACTGCAGATATATCTAGCAAGCTAACAGACGGTTTCATTATGTTCGGAGAAAGGAAGATCGTCCTCTCTGTCCAGCATCACATGTGAGATTTCCTCAACTGAGGGTTTGTGATAAGCAGAACCTGCTGAACAGAAACATTAATGGTAATTTTACCTTAACATCCACACAAGTACACAGATGcattttctttaagactgcaaaaCAATATGGCAGCCTTATTTAAATGCCATGTTTTTCTGTTGCTGTAGTGTTGGTGCAGAATgataattattaaaacataaaatcacATCAACCTTTGGACACCTTATCATATTTTGTTCACCTAAACTAGGTCAACTGCCTGTTTATCTGTTTCCTTGAAGTAATTAGGACAGAAGAagggattcaggagtgaagctgctctatattaaaatatatgatatgAGTTTATGGGAATGAATAACCAAACTATACTCACAGTCTTTTGGGTAAAGACACATACGTAGAGGAGGAACTTCACTAAACACGACCTTCATAACCTGAATCAAGCTGTGCAGATCACACTgcatctgtaaaaaataaataataataataaaaatgcaaatcatTTAATGAAAAAACAGAAAATTGTAAATGCTTTGTATTTAGGCAGGTCAAACCCATTGTAGCCTGCTCAGGCAGTAGACTCACATGTGTCCACTCATCCAGGTAAGGCATCAGGATCTCTCCACTGCCGTTGACGTGTCTGCTGGCTACGATCACCATCTCCGGCGTGGGCTTCACATAGCAGATGGGCGCAGTGCGTGGATAACTTTCCTTTAGCCACAGACTCACTGAAATATTGTAGCGTTTCCCTGAACCACAACATGTAGAAGTGTTTTGATTGCTGCATTATTAAAACATATGCAATAATAATCTCTTTTTTTCTTAACCGTGAAACCAAAGTAAAGTCCAGTTATCTTTATGGTGAAACTTACCTTCATAAAACACCTCAATTGTTCCAGTCAAACCGACCAAGGTCCTCGCTGTGCCATCATTGAAGACTATGAAGAAATTACAAGAAAAATACAAACTGATTTCCTTAAAGAAATAAGTAAATTCTGTGCATTGTGAACATATTTTTAACAAACACTTTTAAAAGAGTCAGTGGTTTTTTGTAAAACATTAGAATTGCACTCTAAACCTTtctttatataaaataactgaCGAAGCgctgttaaattatttaatatcatCAAACCGTactaaatttaataattttttagtaAGTTTCTATGAAGTAATCtcttaattacataaaataaaaaaaaatcaagtcatattcTTTATTGTCAGtgtaaaagtaaaacaaaatttgatattactttaaaatacttttcacattgtttaattatttaaaatattgtattattattgtatttagttattttaaaattattatataattatatctatttatttaaagCTCCAAAACATTGTTATTTGGGTCTAAGTTGTAATGCCTAATTGTAATAtcccagtttgtgtgtgtgtgtgtgtatatatatatatatatatatatatatatatatatatatatatatatatatatatatatatgtgtgtgtgtgggtgtgtgtgtgtgggtgtaaaattatatattttatattctatgTAAAGAACATAAAATGAACATTCTAAAATGAAAAAggtctaaataaaaatatttttaaaaagatggATGAATCACTAGAAAACACTGATTTATAAACAcatgacatgtaaaaaaaaagtataaaatatacatatcaaCAAATAGCAGGCTACTAAACATGAAGCCACTTATTATAGTACATTTAAGTTAATAAAAGCTTATTAAGTGCTAAAAGTAATAATTCtgtattactttaaaaaaacgtattttgttatttttcttataCAGTTATTTTGTGAAGAACtaaatgaatattatattattatcaatattattttaaGCACCAGAGCATTGAGAATAAGATGTTTTTTGTAGATCTTTTAGAGcatcaacatttaaaacagcTTGGCTTCAAAACAGGAAGTTGGATTTTTATTATTTGGATGcatattatttaatgtataacAGCCAAATAAAACAGAAGTAAATCTACAGAGTTTGTATAGAATGCTGACAGATGAAAAGCGCTCTGAATTAACTGAACTGCTCACCAAATCTATCCAGCACTGGCTGAAGGGACTGATGCTGAGACAAAACTGTAGAGATCTCTGACAGAACCTCTCTCCTGTGACAATAcgtctgaaaacacacacacacacacgtcttcaGCACACACTCACCTGCGACTCGTCAAAAtgacttcatatatatatatataagaaatccTCAAATTGTACCCTAGGTAAGACCCTCTTCAGATCACGAACTGGTGTAACCGTCATGACTTCAGATGAAACACAAGCCGACCCAGAGGAAGTGTGCTTTCGCTCCTGAAGACTATCACAACAGGAAGAGTGTGAAGTTCTTAAGAGTCTTCGCTTCAGCCCAATAAACCATGTTATTGTCAGAAAGAGCCAATAGTGAGATTTACTGTGATGAACTGTGATCTACGAACTAAAGGTCATTCAGTACAAATAAACTGCACAGAAACATTACTGTCTATCTGTAGGACAACAAAAGCGTGGAAGGAAGTATTTATTCAGGTTAATGAATGATGTAcagccacacaaacacacttacactGATAAATAAACTGCTGTCTAAAACATAAAAACTCGTGAAGAGCTGCCTTGATgctctatatactgtataatgtacaGTTCTGctactaacattattttttttttttttactgttactagTGATTAATGGtgtaattaacacacacacacacacacacacacacacacacacacacacacacaaccggtcaaaagtttggaataaataccatttttaaagatttaaacaaggcttcagttacttttttaaaaatgtagtaaaatcagtaatattgtgaaatattattagattttaaaattaatgaatatctgttaaattatcatttatttctgtgatcaaagctgtattttcagcatgattactccagttttcagtgtcaaatgatccttcagaaatcataataataagctgatttgctgttcaagaaacattacttattaataatatttatggacaccaaattaaatgtttaatataagaTTTTAaacaggatgcattaaattaattaaaagtgataAGTTAAAAGGTAAATACATTAATAGtgtaacaaaagatttatatttcaaataaatgctgttaagttgatctttctattaatcaaaggatactgacatttcttttcattttcagcactcataataataagaactattattaataactgaacaccaataataactgataaattgatcatcaaatcagcatattattatgatttctgaaggaccatgtgacactgaagactggagtaatgatgctgaaaattcagctttgcatcacagaaataaattataatttaacagAAATTCACACAGAaggtagttattttaaattctaaaaatatttcacattattattgattttactgcatttttgaacaaataaaggcAGCTTTAGTGAGCAAAAGAGATCTGACAATTGCATTTATTTCAATGcccatattattaattattaaataatacattagaCTTAACAGCCATACCGGGGTGCTTTTCTCGCCCCAATCCCACTTATGTTTCTACAAcaccattttattgtatttttttcagaAGTATATTGATGTAACTGCAAGGAAATATCTTTTAAATATTGTAAGATTTCCACAGACAGAATTTCAAAACAAACACAAGCTTCTTCAAACAACTCAACAGTTTTTATTTAGGAAAATTCAGTCAGCCCGTTTAATTTTCTAAAGGTAACGTTCGTTTAGAACATACACATTTACCAGCACACAGAACTACTGCTCCTGTTTGATTTCCACAAAGCCCTACTCACAAACGTTATGTTAAGACAACCTGCAcgttaaacaaaaaacacttcTGATTATTTCTACACAGTTACCGCTTTACATACATATATGCTTTCCATGAGGTGCGACTGAGGCGGGACGGGGGTCGTGGGATGAGGTCACTAGTGTCCAGTCTTTTCCGTCGGAGCTGAGGAAGGTTTGTGTGTGACATTGAGGTCATGTGACGTGCCGAGTCCGTTTAAAACCAGTGTTGAGACTTCAAGAACAATAATTTAGCAGAAATCCATAGAGGCGCCCAGCGTTAGCAGACTGGGGTTACAAATAAAGAGGAGAAAGGAGTAAGTCATTAGTGGTGTTTATCAGGCAGACGTGGATGTCCAGAAAGAGGTCACCTGGGGGTCAACGCGAGACCGCTTCCTGTCGCAAATGTCTGTTACGCAGGAGTTCTCACTCGCTTTTGGTTAAAAAGTCGCGTTCAGATGATGAGACGCTATGTCTTCCCTCTCCGATCCAGTCTGCCGCACGGAACTGTGGGTAAACTCCTCCCAACACACACCTGTCAGCTGAGGACAAGAAAACAGGAAGCGATTACTGCAGATCACTGCAAACTAAAAGAAAtattatgttttggatttttgtaCCATTAAAATTTGTGGCATTTCGTTGCCAATTCTTATTAACGTAATGGtaaaaaaatatcataatgtgtctgactgttttttttttttttaattattaataaattaaagtcagtacaaaaaacacaattataatgtaaaaacatatgttaatatttaataacatgcacatattcattaataaaaacttGATTTTTGTTGGTTATTGTCATACCATTctctgtttatattattattattgttatttattattttattattaatacatacatacatacacacatatatacatatacacacacatatatatatatatatatatatatatatatatatatatatatatatatatatatatatacaatgcatgctgaattattatttattacatttttattatagtcATGTTATCAgctaaagacaaaaaaagaaggaaaaccattttttccccaatgactatacaataataataaatattattattattgttgttgttacaaatagttaattttaattaatttcaattaacaCATAAATAGAataatatcattaatattttaaaaaattatatatatttaaaaatttatataatttcaataaaatcaataaaaaagtttctggtcagtaaaatgttttatttttaataaaagtataaatttcttcagcaaggaggcattaaataggctcttttgaactttctatttgtcAAATAATacacagaaatgtttcttgagcagcaaatcagtaatgatgctgaaaattcagctttgcatcatgaaataaattacattttaacatgcattcaagtagaaaacagttaaattgtaataatatttgacattattacagtttttactgtgtttttgatcaaatgaatgcaggcttgttgagcagaagagactttaaaaaacataaaagcatGAACGGGGGTGTATATAAATCCCACCATATAcatgaaagattaaaaaaaaaaaaaagttttataaaacattttttaataaaaaaaaatagtgatgcttgctttagcaaacaacattaataaatacataaatataatctcTCAGAAGTTCTGTCCTTGCAATCAGCATTTCTCATCAGTTGTGTAATTTCTACTGATGACTTGCGGTTTATTtagtgttgtgcagtttcacacAGTCCTTCTGTGTGTTGTGTCCTGACATGAGGTGTGTTCTGGCACCTGGATCAGGACACGACGCAGCGGCAGCTCATGCAGTCCTGTCCGCTCTCGTCCGGCGGGTTCAGCTTCCTCATCTTGTGCTGACGGATCTCTCGCACCAGCGTGTAAAACGCATCCTCCACACCCTGCACACACACCACACAACCAATGCGCATGCTATCAACAGATCCGAGAAACTTCTCACATCTCACAGATGTGTAACAGGTCTATGAACAGCACTGGAGATGACAACACACGAAAGTGACAGACATACTAGAGTAATGTGTGGTAAATTACTTGGTGTCTTTTTCTCACAGTTCTCATCAGATGAGGAAAACACAAAGTGGCAGTGAGTCATTTCCTGCAGTGTTATACAAtacagcctgtgtgtgtgtgtgtgtgtgtgtaggtggccGTGAGGAGAATTACAGTCAATCCAAAgaatctttcagaaacattaaacttATAAAACCCCTGAGACTAACTCTAGACTCAGAAAGCCAATATCTAGATCCATCATAAATGTTGTCCTTGATAAGCTACAAACTGTAAAATCTTCAAGAAACAACCAGCACTTATGCATAGTACTTCATTACACATtacttcatttttaaatatgagaCTTTACATTTAGACAAAATGACACAATTAAATGCACAACTTGTCTCcttcacaaaaatattgttttgcaATGCGTGTTATATCTAGTTTGAGGcaggattattatagttaactagaactatatcaaataaataaataaaaatgtgcataatttttccataaaataacccttacctaaaataaaatgtaaaaaaaagaaagaaaattaattaacattttatgtcAGCTaactgccaaagcaacatttctcatttttattccattaaaacttaaataataataataattaaaactatatagatttcactaaaaactaaaataacttaaCTAAAAttagactgaaaaaaaagaaaatgcaaaaaattttaaataattcaaaatattaaaaaaatagtacCTTAATAGTACCTCAATGTTCCTAAAACGttagttttatttttcagaatcattgattagattttatatatgtataaaaaaataaaaaatatactactaTTGCAATAGCACTGTGCTGTAGTGGTGAAGCCCTTTCGAAATGCTGCTTCATGACGCTTCGAAACCTTTGCGAATCATTTGttttgattcagtgattcacagcGTGTTTGAAACCGACACCTGATTTCAGTAACATTTCAAAACGCTTCAAAGTGTCAGTGGTTCGGCGCGAGGATCTCTGTGAACCCAGTGTCTGTGGTATTTACCTGATCTCCGATCAAATTTATACATGTGTAGACACTTTTAATGAGAcatttatgaaatatattaaaacgaaGAGAAGTTAACAGACTCTTATTGGCCTGTTTAGACAAAATCTCCATAAAAAAGCCCTGCAAACTAATAACACATTATACAGACACTTCGTAGTTAATGATATTAGATGATTTGTTtgtaaacattgtttttacaCCAGCATGTGGTGTTTAGAGCGAAAACATAAATCATTTTGTAAGGCAACTGGTTCAActgatttaaagttttaaaaagttttgtttCTTCTATCAATACtgtgctgtaaaataaaataaaaatagtgtttattattattattattattattattaatttcagtgCATTTATCACACGAAGCTGTGGTAGGAATTCAGAAGGCTTGGAATATTTGCATCGatagtattagtatttttttttctgcacaaaacaaaac
It encodes:
- the zgc:123278 gene encoding tumor susceptibility gene 101 protein, with amino-acid sequence MTVTPVRDLKRVLPRTYCHRREVLSEISTVLSQHQSLQPVLDRFVFNDGTARTLVGLTGTIEVFYEGKRYNISVSLWLKESYPRTAPICYVKPTPEMVIVASRHVNGSGEILMPYLDEWTHMQCDLHSLIQVMKVVFSEVPPLRMCLYPKDSGSAYHKPSVEEISHVMLDREDDLPFSEHNETVC